Part of the Paenibacillus aurantius genome, GCTATGAAGGCTTGGTGACCGAGGACCCCGTCAGTACAGGTGCTTATGCACCGGAGGTCGTCTATTGGAACGGGCTGTTCTATATGTACACTTCCCCTGCAGGCAAAGGGCATTATGTCCTGCAGAGCGACAAACCGGCGGGACCGTTCGTGAAGAAGACGGACAACCTTGGCCTTACCATCGACGGCTCCGTCTTTATCGACGACGACGGGAAATGGTATTTCACCCATGCCAAGTTCGGAGGCATTATGGCGAGCCCGATGGCCGACCCGTTTACCATCGGACCGGACAAGCCGTTGAACGCCTCCCTTGGGCACTGGACGGAAGGCTCCATGATCATCAAGCGGAACGGACGTTATTTCATCACCTATACGGGCAATCACGTCTTTAGCGCGGGGTACCGTGTCAACTATGGGGTAAACCGCGAATCTCCGATTGGTACGTATGCCATACCGGAGAACAACCCGATCCTTCTTTCCACTGCAAAAGATTTTAACGGGCTTGGCCACAGTGCGACCGTTATGGGACCGGATTTGGATTCTTATTATATCGTTTACCATAACCTTATCGGCCGTTCCGCAGAAGGGCCTCCCGTTCGAAGGCTGAACCTGGACCGGCTTGTCTTCAACGGCGATAAGATGTCCGTTCTCGGGCCGACGCACGGTGCGCCGCAGGAAGCGCCCCGGCTGCCGGATTTCCGGGATGTGCCGGGTACAGCCCCATCCGAAGACAAGTGGGAGCGCCTGGTTCAAGCCGGGGGAAGCGAGGCTTTGTTGACCCGAATGGATGTGGGCAGCCGGTATACCGGCGAATATAACTTTCGATTCGAAGATCGGAAGGAGGATGCCGCGACGTCTTCCCTGGAAGCCATATTCGCCTACGGGGATTCAGGGAATTACCGGGCGGCCCGTGTGGACGAGGAAAAGAACGAGCTGACGCTGATCGATTACACGAGCGGCAGGGAGACGGTGGCGGCCAAGAAGACGCTGCCGGAGGACACCGACCTGACGAAGCTCCATACGATCCGGATCGAGTCGGACGGTACCGGCACGAAGCTGTTCTGGGACGGGCTGCTTCAGCTCGAGCAAGCATCCATGGCCGCGAAACCCGGCCGCATGGGCTATCGCTGGCCTCAAGGGGCGAAGCCGGATTTGCATTACACGGCCTTTTCCAATGAAGCGGGGGGCAGCAGCGATCAGAAAGCGCTCAAACCGCTGCCCGGGTCAATGGAAGCCTTACACGGCGTTCAGGAGGGCCATCCAAGCGTCCGCTCGGGCCTTACACCAGACGGCAGCGATGCCGTCGTTCTCTCGAGCAAGGGGGACGGTCTCTCTTTTCCAGTGAACGTTCGCCAAGAGGGCCCTTATCTGGTGTCCGTCAACGTTTCCAAAGCCTCGAAGGGCTCGACGCTCGTATTAGAAGCGAACGGAAGGGAGAAGGAAATCAAGCTGGATCCCTCCTTATTCGCAGACGATGCCGACTGGACGAAAATACCGCTGGGCGAGGTTGAGCTGAAGAAAGGGACCCAGTGGCTGTCGCTGCGCCGGGGGAAGGGAGACATTTCCCTTCGGTACGTGGAAGCGGGTCTGACGGTGCCGGTGCCGGAGCAGTCGGTCATTAAGCCGTCAGCAGTCGGCTTGGTCAATCGGTTCGGCGGCGATTCCGGCTGGGCGGATTATACCGTCAGCTTCGATCTGACACGGAAAGAAGCGACGACGGACGAGATCGGGGTTCTGCTGCGGACCTCCAACGAGTCGGAATTCAAGGATCAGGTCAAAGAAGCCTACATGGGCTACTCGCTGGTGTTTCAAGACGGGAAGGCCGTTCTGTCGCGAGTGAGCTATGAGAATGTTGCCGAAAAGGCATCCGCACCCCTTGCCTTCGCGTCCGGGCAGACCCGGCGGATTACAGTAAAACTAAGGGGTACGACGATTGCGGTTTACGCAGATGGCAGTGGCGAGCCCCTCTTGAGATGGACGGACCCGAACGCATTTCTGCTCGGCCGTGTAGGCCTTAGAGGGGTATCGACGGCTTGGATCGTCTCACCATTGACGGTAACGGGCAATCAAAAATAACGGGAATCTAGGAGCGAAGGACGCTATGACGACGAAGAAATATATTAAAAATTATCCGAGACCCCAGTTCGTGAGAGAAAACTGGGTCGATTTGAACGGCGAGTGGCGCTTCGGCTTTGACGATGAAGACGCAGGGGAGGCCAATGGGTGGCACCGGAGCTTCGGAGGAGACCGCCAAATCCTTGTTCCTTTTACTTATGAAACGAAGGCGAGCGGCATTGGGGAGGAGGCTCACCATCCTTGCGTTTGGTACAACCGAACGCTGGACCTTCCGGCGGAAGCTGCCGGCAAACGAATTCTCCTGCATTTTCAAGCGGTGGATTATATCGCGACCGTATGGGTCAACGGCGAATACGTCGGAAGGCATCAAGGCGGGTACGCGGCATTTTCATTCGACATTGCCCCTTACGTGACGGCGGGGTCCGCGAATGAGCTGACGGTTAAGGTTGAAGACAGCAAGGATGCTACCCAGCCGCGTGGCAAACAGCGCTGGGTGGACGATAACTTCGAATGCTTCTATGTGCAGACGACGGGCATTTGGCAGTCGGTTTGGCTGGAATACGTAGACCAGGAATACGTGGATTCGGTAAAAATCACGCCGGATGTAGACGCCTCCTCCGTTCGATTCGAGTACCAGGTGAATGGCGATGTGCACGCGGACAGCAAGCTTCGACTGGAAGCGATTATTACGATGAAGGGACGGCAGGTCAAACAGGCAAGCCTGACGATCGACCGCCCCTGGCTTATGCTCGAGGTCGACCTCGTTCACGAGATGAACGGGCCTTGGAAGCGCTGCTACTGGGCCCCGGGCCGTCCGAATTTGTACGATGTGGAATTTATCCTGTACCGGGACGACGTTGCGATTGATCATGTCTACTCTTATTTCGGCATGAGAAAAATATCGATCGAGAAGGGCAAAGTGCTCCTGAACAATGTACCGGTCTATCAACGAATGCTCCTGGATCAAGGCTACTGGCCGGAAAGCCATTTAACGCCGCCTTCCGAGGAAGCGTTGATCGAGGATATCGATCTGCTTCTGCAGATGGGGTATAACGGGGTGCGCAAGCACATGAAGATTGAGGATGCCCGGTTCTTGTATTGGTGCGATGTGAAGGGAGTGCTTGTCTGGTCCGAGATGGCGGCCACCTACGAATTTAACGACAAGGCGGTGCAGCAATTCACCGAAGAATGGATGGAAATCGTTCGCCAGCAGTATAACCATCCGTCCATTATCACTTGGGTTCCTTTCAATGAATCCTGGGGCATCGCGAATATTTTCAAAGACCGCCGGCAGCAGAAATTCACCGAAGCGATCTATCACCTCACCAAGGCGTTTGATCCGAACCGGCCGGTGATAACGAATGACGGTTGGGAGCATACCGTGTCCGATATCTTGACGCTGCATGATTATGTGGAAACGAAGGAACAATTCCTTAAGCGCTATGCCAATAAGGACGAAATCGTGAACAACGAGAAGACGTTCAACCAATGGAAATATGCCTTCGCCGACGGCTACGGCTACAAGGGACAGCCGATTATCGTGAGCGAATTCGGCGGCATCGCTTTCCAGTCCGACAAAGGCTGGGGATACGGCGGTCAGGTCGCTTCAGAGGAAGCGTTCCTGGAAAGATTCCGCGGCATTCACGAAGCGATTAAGCAGACGGGGTATATCGTAGGATACTGCTACACCCAGATTACCGACGTTCAGCAAGAGGTGAACGGGCTGTTGACCGAGGAGCGGAAGCCAAAGGTGCCGCTGGAGAAGATCAGGGAAATCAATCTATCCTGAGAAAGGAGCTGAATTCGATTTGAGAAAGTGGATGATGGGGCTGCTCGCTGCTGTCTTGATCACAACTTTTCCTGCAACAGGATTCTCTTACAGCAATCCGCAAGTCGTCACGGACTCTTGGTACTGGAATAACGGTACCTTTTATGGGGAAGGCGACCCGTTTATCTTGAAATTTAACGGAGTCTACTATTTATATACCAGTACCGTGGACGATAAGCCCGGTGTGAAGGTATGGTCGTCGGAGGATTTGGTGCACTGGGAGTATCGCGGTCTGTGTGCAACCGAGCCCGTTACAAAAGGAGCTTATGCTCCGGAGGTGGTTTACTGGAACGGGGATTTCTACATGTACACGGCTCTTCTTCAAGATGACGGCTCAACGCCGAGGGGCCATCGGGTGCTGAAGAGCTCCAGTCCTACAGGGCCCTTCACGGCCCAGACCGGCAGTAAGGTTACCGGCATTGACGGACATGTGTTCATCGACGATGACGGCCAGTGGTACTTCTACAGTACGGGCAATGGCAATATCGATGCCCGCCCGATGTCCGACCCCTATACATTCGGGGCGAAATCCAATACGGGAGCGGCCATGAAGGGCTGGACGGAAGGGCCGACGGTCATCAAACGCAATGGAAAGTACTATATGACGTATACCGGGAATCACGTATGGAGCGATGCCTACCGGGTGGATTATGCGAGCAGCACGAATCCGGTTTCCGGGTTCGTGCCGGCGGCCTCCCAGAATCCGATATTGCTCGATACGGAAGGGGATCATGTCGGTCTGGGGCACAATTCCATCGTTCGCGGTCCCGATCTGGATTCCGATTATATCGTCTATCACAGCCATGCCGATCCGGGACGGAATTTGAACCTGGACCGGATCGTATGGAACGGGGACAAGATGGCCTTGCTCGGCCCTACAACATCCGAACAGCCCGATCCGGCCATGCCTGATTTCAGCGACCGGTTCCAGAGAAAGGAATTAGGTAAGGATTGGAAAGTAGTGAGCGGAGGCAGCTGGGGAATCGGGGATGGTCATTCGCTGTACCAGAACGCATGGGGGGAACCGGGCTCTCCGTCTCATGTCCTTCTTTCCGGGAAGCAGACGGACGACAGCTTCACAGCGGAGTTCAACCTGAAGCAGGTGGAGCAGGGAACAAGCGGCGATCCGCTGATGGGAGCGGTATTCTCCTATAGGGATGAGAACAATTACGGGACTGCTGTTCTGAACCGCAATCAAAATCGCCTGGAGTCGGTATTCCGTGTCGATGGCAAAGATACCGTCCGGGAAACGACTCCTCTTCCGGAAGGGTATGATTATACGAAATGGCATCAAATCCGCGTGGAGAAGGAAGGCTCCGATTATCGCATCTATGTGGATGGCATGCTGAAGCAGACCCGTTCCGTTGAACGGCTCGGCAAAGGCGGGATCGGCTATTCCACAACCGATGTACAGGCGGAATTCGGTTATACCGCTTTCAGCAACAAAGTGGGCGGCAGCAGCGCTAAAGACGCCTACAAGCCGATCCCCGGTGAGATTCAGGCCGTTCACTTCAACTCGAAGGGAAAAGGCAAGTCCGAGCGCGATGCCGGATGGATCCGCAAGGTTAAGGATCCGGAAGGCGGGTATGATGTCGCATCGCTCGATACGGGTAACTTGGCATACAACGTCAATGTGTCCGAAGCGGGGACCTATGATGTTGTGATCCGGTACGCTGCGGCGGCCGATGCCGGTCTGAAGCTGGAGCTGGATGAATCGACCGGGCTGACGGACATGGTGCGGCTCCCTTCGACAGGCGGAACGGACCAATGGAACAACCTGGTGCTGAAGGATATTCAGCTTCCGCAAGGGCTGCATAAGCTTAAAGTGATTTCCGGCCAAGGATCTTTGGATTTGGCAACTCTTAAGTTCAGCCTTTCCGTCGCAACGGCTGCCCTTTCCGATGATTTCGATGACGGCGACGACGCGGGCTGGAAGAAATTCGAACAGGGCTGGCGGGTCGATACGGGGGAAACACCTCCGTTTGATCTTCCGAAACCGGTTCCGGGGATCATTGAAGCGCCTTTCTATAATACGGGCGGTGAAGGGATCGGCTACCATGATAACACGGCGGAAAACATAGGGGGCGCATACCGGAGCGATTCCGTCGATATTCGGACGAACACCAATTTCAACGGGCTTAACGTCGGTTGGAATCAGGCCGGCGAATGGCTCAACTACAACATTGACGTGAAGCGTGCAGGAACGTACCGGGTCGAAGTTACGGCGGCGACAACGTTCAGCGGCAATGGGGCACGGATCTGGCTGGACGGCCAAACGGATTTGACCGGTGTGATCCCTATTCCGGCTACCGGAGGATGGAACAATTGGCAAACCACGCTGTCCCCCAGCTTCCAACTGCCGGAAGGCCGGCATACGATTACCTTTGAAACAGCGAAGGGAGAATATGACTTCGCAAGATTGAAGTTCGT contains:
- a CDS encoding glycoside hydrolase family 43 protein; this translates as MERIRQIKKIWISVAAACLLVPAIVLGSLHPTEGKGTANRMAITLSQTYQNPFVLDQEWEDYGVGDPYLLRYDGRYYLYCSTKDGRVGVKAWSSDDLVNWRYEGLVTEDPVSTGAYAPEVVYWNGLFYMYTSPAGKGHYVLQSDKPAGPFVKKTDNLGLTIDGSVFIDDDGKWYFTHAKFGGIMASPMADPFTIGPDKPLNASLGHWTEGSMIIKRNGRYFITYTGNHVFSAGYRVNYGVNRESPIGTYAIPENNPILLSTAKDFNGLGHSATVMGPDLDSYYIVYHNLIGRSAEGPPVRRLNLDRLVFNGDKMSVLGPTHGAPQEAPRLPDFRDVPGTAPSEDKWERLVQAGGSEALLTRMDVGSRYTGEYNFRFEDRKEDAATSSLEAIFAYGDSGNYRAARVDEEKNELTLIDYTSGRETVAAKKTLPEDTDLTKLHTIRIESDGTGTKLFWDGLLQLEQASMAAKPGRMGYRWPQGAKPDLHYTAFSNEAGGSSDQKALKPLPGSMEALHGVQEGHPSVRSGLTPDGSDAVVLSSKGDGLSFPVNVRQEGPYLVSVNVSKASKGSTLVLEANGREKEIKLDPSLFADDADWTKIPLGEVELKKGTQWLSLRRGKGDISLRYVEAGLTVPVPEQSVIKPSAVGLVNRFGGDSGWADYTVSFDLTRKEATTDEIGVLLRTSNESEFKDQVKEAYMGYSLVFQDGKAVLSRVSYENVAEKASAPLAFASGQTRRITVKLRGTTIAVYADGSGEPLLRWTDPNAFLLGRVGLRGVSTAWIVSPLTVTGNQK
- a CDS encoding glycoside hydrolase family 2 protein yields the protein MTTKKYIKNYPRPQFVRENWVDLNGEWRFGFDDEDAGEANGWHRSFGGDRQILVPFTYETKASGIGEEAHHPCVWYNRTLDLPAEAAGKRILLHFQAVDYIATVWVNGEYVGRHQGGYAAFSFDIAPYVTAGSANELTVKVEDSKDATQPRGKQRWVDDNFECFYVQTTGIWQSVWLEYVDQEYVDSVKITPDVDASSVRFEYQVNGDVHADSKLRLEAIITMKGRQVKQASLTIDRPWLMLEVDLVHEMNGPWKRCYWAPGRPNLYDVEFILYRDDVAIDHVYSYFGMRKISIEKGKVLLNNVPVYQRMLLDQGYWPESHLTPPSEEALIEDIDLLLQMGYNGVRKHMKIEDARFLYWCDVKGVLVWSEMAATYEFNDKAVQQFTEEWMEIVRQQYNHPSIITWVPFNESWGIANIFKDRRQQKFTEAIYHLTKAFDPNRPVITNDGWEHTVSDILTLHDYVETKEQFLKRYANKDEIVNNEKTFNQWKYAFADGYGYKGQPIIVSEFGGIAFQSDKGWGYGGQVASEEAFLERFRGIHEAIKQTGYIVGYCYTQITDVQQEVNGLLTEERKPKVPLEKIREINLS
- a CDS encoding carbohydrate-binding protein, which gives rise to MRKWMMGLLAAVLITTFPATGFSYSNPQVVTDSWYWNNGTFYGEGDPFILKFNGVYYLYTSTVDDKPGVKVWSSEDLVHWEYRGLCATEPVTKGAYAPEVVYWNGDFYMYTALLQDDGSTPRGHRVLKSSSPTGPFTAQTGSKVTGIDGHVFIDDDGQWYFYSTGNGNIDARPMSDPYTFGAKSNTGAAMKGWTEGPTVIKRNGKYYMTYTGNHVWSDAYRVDYASSTNPVSGFVPAASQNPILLDTEGDHVGLGHNSIVRGPDLDSDYIVYHSHADPGRNLNLDRIVWNGDKMALLGPTTSEQPDPAMPDFSDRFQRKELGKDWKVVSGGSWGIGDGHSLYQNAWGEPGSPSHVLLSGKQTDDSFTAEFNLKQVEQGTSGDPLMGAVFSYRDENNYGTAVLNRNQNRLESVFRVDGKDTVRETTPLPEGYDYTKWHQIRVEKEGSDYRIYVDGMLKQTRSVERLGKGGIGYSTTDVQAEFGYTAFSNKVGGSSAKDAYKPIPGEIQAVHFNSKGKGKSERDAGWIRKVKDPEGGYDVASLDTGNLAYNVNVSEAGTYDVVIRYAAAADAGLKLELDESTGLTDMVRLPSTGGTDQWNNLVLKDIQLPQGLHKLKVISGQGSLDLATLKFSLSVATAALSDDFDDGDDAGWKKFEQGWRVDTGETPPFDLPKPVPGIIEAPFYNTGGEGIGYHDNTAENIGGAYRSDSVDIRTNTNFNGLNVGWNQAGEWLNYNIDVKRAGTYRVEVTAATTFSGNGARIWLDGQTDLTGVIPIPATGGWNNWQTTLSPSFQLPEGRHTITFETAKGEYDFARLKFVSFDAPKPVPGMVEAVHYNPGGEGVGYHDITASNIGGQYRNDGVDIRVNPKGGWNVGWNQTGEWLKYNVNVDKSAAYNVSVRIATALSGGKIRLWLDDTTDLTGVVDIPNTGGWNNWRNVDLGDITLPEGDHTVKVEIVNGEYDFAGLSFRPSDEPIQLPGTVHAVDYRNGGEGVAYHDNTPDNIRGLYRSDDVDIRLLPEGFTTGWNQTGEWLKYDVNIADAGTYKLDLRVATGMDGGKVRFWLDEVTDLAGIVDIPNTGGFQEWRTITKDGIALPAGRHTIKAEIVTGEFDFYSFRFHNDPDLPKQGVYKSGAKGYPKSIIGDSRWSDYIVEADIQLGSLTQGGGNAGILLRVNNPADGTEWGQNRDDFLQGYAAYLTSDGVHLGKYNYNFQYLTGTPLTGTAGEWQHMKVVARGTLIQVYVGDMDSPLIEYTDQSGTAFTHGSVGVRSFNSESSIDHFTVKPIPAE